The following proteins are co-located in the Callithrix jacchus isolate 240 chromosome 10, calJac240_pri, whole genome shotgun sequence genome:
- the LOC108593908 gene encoding olfactory receptor 10D1B-like, with protein MRNLSVVTEFILLGIPHTEGLETMLLVLFFSFYIFTLMGNLLILLAIVSSTQLHTPMYFFLCKLSIFDIFFPSVSSPKMLCYLSGNSRAISYAGCASQLFFYHFLGCTECFLYTVMAYDRFVAICHPLHYTIIMNPRACVILAMGTSFFGCIQATFLTTLTFQLPYCGPNKVDYYFCDIPVMLKLACADTSALEMVGFISVGLMPLSCFLLILTSYSRIICSILQIRSAEGRHHAFSTCSAHLTAILLFYMPVVLIYLRPTPSPWLDATVQILNNLVTPMLNPLIYSLRNKEVKSSLRKVLHQLRFLPEQLQREISNWHFNHNS; from the coding sequence ATGAGGAATCTCTCGGTGGTGACTGAATTCATCCTGCTTGGCATCCCACACACAGAGGGTCTGGAGACTATGCTTTTGgtcctgtttttttccttttacatctTCACCCTTATGGGGAACCTGCTCATTCTGCTGGCTATTGTCTCCTCCACTCAGCTTCACACACCCATGTACTTCTTCCTGTGCAAGTTGTctatatttgacatatttttccCTTCTGTAAGTTCCCCCAAGATGCTGTGCTATCTTTCAGGGAACAGCCGAGCCATCTCCTATGCAGGCTGCGCATCCCAGCTCTTCTTCTACCATTTCCTGGGCTGCACTGAGTGTTTCCTGTACACGGTGATGGCCTACGACCGCTTTGTTGCCATTTGTCACCCTCTACACTACACAATAATCATGAACCCCAGAGCCTGCGTCATCCTAGCCATGGGGACCTCATTCTTCGGCTGCATTCAGGCCACCTTTCTAACCACTCTCACCTTTCAATTGCCTTACTGTGGCCCCAATAAGGTGGACTATTATTTCTGTGATATCCCAGTCATGCTGAAGCTGGCTTGTGCAGATACGTCAGCCCTAGAGATGGTGGGGTTCATCAGTGTGGGCCTCATGCCCCTCAGCTGTTTCCTTCTCATCCTCACCTCCTACAGCCGCATCATCTGCTCCATCCTGCAGATCCGCTCTGCTGAGGGCCGACACCATGCCTTCTCCACCTGCAGCGCCCACCTCACTGCCATCCTGCTTTTTTACATGCCAGTAGTCCTTATTTACCTGAGACCAACCCCAAGCCCCTGGTTGGATGCAACTGTTCAGATTCTGAACAACTTGGTTACCCCCATGCTGAACCCCTTAATCTACAGTCTGAGGAATAAGGAGGTGAAATCATCACTAAGGAAGGTCTTACATCAGCTGCGCTTTCTTCCTGAGCAGTTGCAGAGAGAAATAAGTAACTGGCACTTCAACCACAATTCATAG